The sequence GTGGGTCGACGCAGCCGTGCTGGAACTGGCCTCGATCGCCACCGGTGTGGAACTGCGCCGCAATCGGCGCCTCGCCAAGAGCGTCGCCTTTCCCGCGACCGCGCTGACCGTGGCGGTGTTCCTGTCCCTCGGCGCGCAGGTCGTGGAAGCGGAAGCGTCGGCGATCGGCTGGATCGCCGCCGCGTTGCCGGCGCTCGGCTTCCTGACAATGGTGAAGATCGCCCTCGGCCGCGCGGACCCCGCCCCGCCCGTCCGCTCCGACCGATCTGTCCGGGACGAGCCAGGACCGGCACCGGTCGTGGACGCTACGGTCCCGGACGCCAGCGCGGCGGTCCCCGGGCCGCGGCTGCCGGTCCCCGCGACCACCGCCGCGGTCCGGGACACCACCGCCGCGGTCCGGGACACCACCACCGCGGTCCCGGACCCGGCGGACCGGGACCCGGCGGTCCCGGACCGGCGCGGCGGCAGCGTAGCGGTCCGGGACCGCAGCCCGGAGATCACCGCGCTGGTCCCGGCCGCCCGGACCGCCGCCCGCACCCTCACGGCCCAAGGGACGCCGTTGTCCCGCAAGGCACTCGCCCAACAGTTGCGCGCGGACGGACACCAGTTGTCCAACGCCACCGCCTCAGCACTCGTGCGTCTCCTCCG comes from Micromonospora viridifaciens and encodes:
- a CDS encoding DUF2637 domain-containing protein; this encodes MATPEQRPADLPAVTPTRHQRLENRIQVLIMLLIGGAAGAASFRHVHDVAAAHGQPGWIAWVDAAVLELASIATGVELRRNRRLAKSVAFPATALTVAVFLSLGAQVVEAEASAIGWIAAALPALGFLTMVKIALGRADPAPPVRSDRSVRDEPGPAPVVDATVPDASAAVPGPRLPVPATTAAVRDTTAAVRDTTTAVPDPADRDPAVPDRRGGSVAVRDRSPEITALVPAARTAARTLTAQGTPLSRKALAQQLRADGHQLSNATASALVRLLRAESTPPSPAPDGSVREEAP